A part of Ursus arctos isolate Adak ecotype North America chromosome X, UrsArc2.0, whole genome shotgun sequence genomic DNA contains:
- the LOC113244308 gene encoding protein ARMCX6-like has product MGRAREVGWMAAGLMIGAGACYCVYKLTIGRDDSDKLEEEEEEWDDDQELDEEEPEFWFDFTTMARPWSEDGDWTEPGAPGGTEDRPSGGGKANRTHPVKQRTFPYEHKNTWSTQSFRNFRCVLDLSKCPFIQGKMWFAQPKDAGFSFSHDINSHLASLSIVRNTIPTPGPAIKEMALCALDNLNARVENQGQIKMYINEVCRETVSHCCNSFLQRAGLDLLIGMTVINNMLAKSVSDLKFPLLSEGSRCAEVQVLKLLMGLSEKPVLAGELLGAPMLLSLMSLSIRNGNAQVLPDTLAS; this is encoded by the coding sequence ATGGGCCGGGCTCGGGAAGTAGGGTGGATGGCAGCAGGACTGATGATTGGGGCTGGTGCCTGCTACTGTGTTTACAAACTAACCATAGGAAGAGATGACAGTGACaagttggaggaggaggaagaggaatggGACGATGACCAGGAGCTGGATGAGGAGGAACCTGAGTTTTGGTTTGATTTCACAACTATGGCTCGGCCCTGGAGTGAGGATGGGGACTGGACTGAACCTGGGGCCCCTGGTGGCACCGAGGACAGGCCCTCAGGTGGGGGCAAGGCCAACCGAACACACCCAGTAAAACAGCGCACATTCCCCTATGAACATAAAAATACTTGGAGCACTCAAAGCTTTAGAAATTTCAGGTGTGTACTTGACCTCTCTAAGTGTCCTTTCATTCAGGGGAAAATGTGGTTTGCTCAGCCCAAGGATGCTGGTTTTTCATTTAGCCATGATATCAATAGTCATTTGGCCAGCCTCTCCATTGTTAGAAACACGATCCCCACTCCCGGCCCTGCTATTAAGGAGATGGCTCTCTGTGCTCTGGATAACTTGAACGCAAGGGTTGAAAATCAGGGCCAGATTAAGATGTACATCAATGAAGTGTGTCGGGAGACTGTGTCACATTGCTGCAACTCGTTTCTGCAGCGGGCCGGATTAGATTTGTTAATAGGCATGACAGTTATTAATAACATGCTTGCCAAGTCCGTTTCAGACTTGAAGTTCCCTTTGCTATCTGAGGGAAGTAGATGTGCTGAGGTTCAGGTTTTGAAACTGTTGATGGGTTTGTCTGAAAAGCCGGTCTTGGCTGGGGAATTGCTGGGTGCCCCAATGCTGCTCTCACTCATGTCCCTCTCGATCAGGAACGGAAACGCACAGGTTCTGCCCGACACCCTGGCCTCTTAA
- the ARMCX3 gene encoding armadillo repeat-containing X-linked protein 3 encodes MGYARKVGWVTAGLVIGAGACYCIYRLTRGRKQNKEKMAEGGSGDVDDVGDCPGARYNDWSDDDDESSENKGIVWYPPWARIGTEAGTRARARARARATRARRAVQKRASPNSDDTILSPQELQKVLCLVEMSEKPYILEAALIALGNNAAYAFNRDIIRDLGGLPIVAKILNTRDPIVKEKALIVLNNLSVNAENQRRLKIYMNQVCDDTITSRLNSSVQLAGLRLLTNMTVTNEYQHMLANSISDFFRLFSAGNEETKFQVLKLLLNLAENPAMARELLRAQVPSSLGSLFNKKENKEVILKLLVIFENINDNFKWEENEPTQNQFSEGSLFFFLKEFQVCADKILGIESHHDFLVKVKVGKFMAKLAERMFPKSQE; translated from the coding sequence ATGGGCTACGCCAGGAAAGTAGGCTGGGTGACTGCGGGACTGGTGATCGGGGCTGGAGCCTGCTACTGCATTTATAGACTGACCcggggaagaaaacagaacaaggaGAAGATGGCTGAGGGTGGGTCTGGGGATGTGGATGACGTCGGGGACTGCCCTGGGGCCCGGTACAATGACTGGTCTGATGACGATGATGAGAGCAGTGAGAACAAGGGTATAGTGTGGTACCCACCTTGGGCCCGGATTGGGACTGAGGCTGGAACCAGAGCAAGGGCCAGAGCAAGGGCCAGGGCTACCCGGGCTCGCCGGGCTGTTCAGAAACGGGCTTCCCCCAATTCAGATGATACTATTTTGTCCCCTCAAGAGCTGCAGAAAGTTCTTTGCTTGGTTGAGATGTCTGAAAAGCCTTATATTCTTGAAGCAGCTTTAATTGCTCTGGGTAACAATGCCGCTTATGCATTTAACAGAGATATTATTCGTGATCTGGGTGGTCTCCCAATTGTAGCAAAGATTCTCAATACTCGGGATCCCATAGTTAAGGAAAAGGCTTTAATTGTCCTGAATAACTTGAGTGTGAATGCTGAAAATCAGCGCAGGCTTAAGATATACATGAATCAAGTGTGTGATGACACAATCACTTCTCGCTTGAACTCATCGGTGCAGCTGGCTGGACTAAGATTGCTTACAAATATGACTGTTACTAATGAGTATCAGCACATGCTTGCTAATTCCATTTCAGACTTTTTTCGTTTATTCTCAGCGGGCAACGAAGAAACCAAATTCCAGGTTTTGAAACTCCTTTTGAATTTGGCTGAAAATCCAGCCATGGCTAGAGAACTGCTCAGGGCCCAAGTACCATCTTCGCTGGGTTCCCTCTTTAATAAGAAGGAGAACAAAGAGGTTATTCTTAAACTTCTGGTGATATTTGAGAACataaatgacaattttaaatgggaagaaaatgaacCTACTCAGAATCAATTCAGCGAAggttcactgtttttctttttaaaagaatttcaagtGTGTGCTGACAAGATCCTGGGGATAGAAAGTCACCATGATTTTTTGGTGAAAGTCAAGGTTGGGAAATTCATGGCCAAACTGGCTGAGCGTATGTTCCCAAAGAGCCAGGAATAA